The following coding sequences are from one Halomonas sp. HAL1 window:
- a CDS encoding Lrp/AsnC family transcriptional regulator, with protein sequence MHGISLDRYDLAILSELQKNSALTNSELGERVSLSPSQCSRRKARLETEGVIKGYSARLDAASLGFGLRAITRVNLKAHGESMDDDFVTLLTKHAMVREAYSVSGDADYVLHVIAKDLTEFSDFIHHHLLPHPNVTQVRSEIILRSMKEERGLPVKGG encoded by the coding sequence ATGCACGGGATCTCCTTGGATCGTTACGATCTTGCAATTTTATCAGAGTTGCAAAAGAACTCAGCCCTCACTAATTCAGAATTGGGGGAGCGTGTCAGCCTGTCTCCCTCTCAGTGCTCCCGACGCAAAGCGCGGTTAGAAACCGAAGGTGTGATTAAGGGGTATTCGGCTCGGCTTGATGCCGCTAGCCTGGGCTTTGGGTTACGTGCCATCACCAGAGTTAATCTGAAAGCTCATGGTGAAAGCATGGATGATGATTTTGTGACGTTACTGACGAAGCACGCCATGGTGCGTGAGGCATATTCAGTCTCAGGGGACGCAGACTATGTATTGCACGTTATCGCCAAGGATCTAACTGAGTTTTCGGACTTTATTCATCATCATTTATTGCCTCATCCTAATGTCACCCAGGTTCGCTCTGAAATTATACTGCGCAGTATGAAAGAGGAGCGGGGGCTGCCGGTGAAAGGTGGCTAA
- the hppD gene encoding 4-hydroxyphenylpyruvate dioxygenase encodes MGPFPHDAPKETISDTNPAGTDGFEFVEFAHPEPEKLDSLFRQMGFVPVAKHRDKSITVYRQGDINYLLNSEPNSHASAFIEEHGPCAPAMAWRVVDAQHALKRAVDLGAEEFTGNKSIDAPAVVGIGGSLLYFIDTYGEKGSCYSNEFEWFDEVDPNPKGFGFYYLDHLTHNVIRGNMDTWYKFYHDTFNFCEIRYFDITGKMTGLTSRALTSPDGKIRIPINESADDHSQIEEYLREYNGEGIQHIAIATNDIYSGTDLIADAGLEFMPGPPSIYYEKSLERVKDHQEPLEKLQNRGILIDGEGVVGGGETRILLQIFSKTVIGPIFFEFIQRKGDDGFGEGNFKALFESIEEDQINRGVLQSTTE; translated from the coding sequence ATGGGACCTTTTCCTCATGACGCACCTAAAGAAACCATAAGCGATACAAACCCAGCAGGTACAGATGGCTTTGAATTTGTTGAATTTGCGCACCCTGAACCTGAAAAACTAGATAGCCTATTTAGGCAAATGGGTTTCGTCCCCGTTGCAAAACATCGTGACAAATCAATCACCGTTTATCGTCAAGGCGACATCAACTACCTTCTTAACAGTGAACCTAACTCCCATGCGTCAGCGTTTATCGAGGAACACGGCCCCTGTGCACCGGCAATGGCTTGGCGAGTCGTTGATGCTCAGCATGCCCTAAAACGCGCCGTCGACTTGGGGGCTGAAGAGTTCACAGGAAATAAATCAATCGATGCGCCTGCTGTTGTTGGCATTGGTGGCTCGCTGCTTTACTTTATTGATACTTACGGTGAAAAAGGCAGCTGTTACTCAAACGAATTTGAGTGGTTCGATGAGGTAGATCCTAATCCTAAGGGGTTTGGTTTTTACTATCTTGATCACCTGACTCATAACGTTATTCGCGGCAATATGGATACATGGTATAAGTTTTACCACGACACCTTTAACTTCTGCGAAATACGCTACTTTGATATCACCGGTAAAATGACAGGCCTTACCAGCCGTGCATTGACTTCTCCCGATGGTAAAATTCGCATACCCATTAACGAAAGTGCCGACGATCACAGTCAGATTGAAGAGTACTTGCGCGAATATAACGGCGAAGGCATTCAGCATATCGCCATTGCCACAAACGACATCTACTCCGGCACTGACTTAATTGCTGATGCAGGGCTCGAATTTATGCCTGGCCCGCCGAGCATTTATTATGAAAAGTCGTTGGAGCGCGTAAAAGATCACCAGGAGCCTCTCGAGAAACTGCAAAACCGTGGCATTTTGATTGATGGCGAAGGTGTCGTGGGCGGTGGTGAGACCAGAATTTTGCTACAAATATTCTCAAAAACGGTAATAGGCCCCATCTTCTTCGAGTTTATTCAGCGTAAAGGCGATGATGGTTTTGGAGAAGGCAATTTTAAAGCACTTTTCGAGTCCATCGAAGAGGATCAAATAAACCGTGGCGTATTGCAAAGCACCACTGAATAG
- a CDS encoding Rieske 2Fe-2S domain-containing protein has protein sequence MYDAWRNYVNAPQEGAIVCPSNVIQEGNAHCMEVISNGGTFPIVATRINGTIYCYVNACPHQYLPLNYRSNVIISSDGHHLLCSAHGAAFDIKTGNCLTAAFEKLDAIPVLEDQEGSVCIGYSKS, from the coding sequence GTGTACGACGCTTGGCGTAACTATGTAAATGCCCCCCAAGAGGGGGCTATTGTTTGTCCTTCTAACGTTATACAAGAAGGCAACGCACACTGCATGGAAGTTATTAGTAACGGTGGTACTTTCCCTATCGTTGCAACGCGCATAAATGGTACTATTTATTGCTACGTTAATGCCTGCCCCCACCAATATTTACCTTTAAATTACCGGTCAAATGTTATCATTTCATCAGATGGGCATCATTTGCTATGCAGTGCGCATGGGGCAGCGTTTGACATTAAAACAGGCAACTGTTTAACAGCTGCCTTTGAAAAACTTGACGCAATACCAGTGCTTGAAGACCAAGAAGGAAGCGTATGCATCGGTTATAGTAAATCTTGA
- a CDS encoding TRAP transporter substrate-binding protein, translated as MKKLATLTTLTALSFSAFQGVAADTELQVSTWAGPNHGVNTIVWPTWGSWVEEATEGRVTINVIHDMGPPDAQMELVADGVADVTWLFHGLMPGRFELTKLPELPTFEDFSSEAASVAYWRTHNEYLAEAGEHRGVEVIGVGVHGPGALYLNESIDSLDDLDGKRVRIGGGIMADISNSLELTGVALPPGGTYEAATQGVIDGAMLTLEGLKSFRLAEVLPYTVQMPGGFYRGSFSLVINPDTWASLSEEDRAAIEEVSGERLSRLFGYMMDVVDERGIEFAEQQGNTFIDLPEEEMERFQQMAADLPGQWETVASEQGIDGESARAFFLEQLEEVGDEEGLSADEVLDPDA; from the coding sequence ATGAAGAAACTGGCAACACTAACGACACTCACTGCGCTATCCTTTAGCGCTTTTCAAGGCGTTGCGGCGGACACTGAATTGCAGGTTAGCACTTGGGCAGGTCCCAACCATGGCGTCAATACCATCGTTTGGCCGACCTGGGGAAGTTGGGTGGAAGAGGCTACCGAGGGCCGCGTCACTATTAATGTAATCCATGACATGGGCCCGCCCGACGCCCAGATGGAACTAGTAGCCGACGGGGTGGCTGATGTTACTTGGCTATTTCATGGCCTAATGCCGGGGCGCTTCGAGCTGACTAAGCTACCGGAGTTGCCCACCTTCGAGGACTTTTCTTCCGAGGCAGCCTCGGTTGCCTACTGGCGCACCCATAACGAGTACTTGGCCGAGGCCGGCGAGCACCGCGGCGTCGAGGTGATTGGGGTTGGGGTGCATGGTCCTGGAGCTCTCTACCTGAACGAATCAATTGATAGCCTTGATGACCTTGATGGCAAGCGTGTGCGCATCGGCGGTGGGATCATGGCCGACATCTCCAATTCGCTTGAGCTCACCGGCGTGGCACTGCCCCCGGGCGGCACTTATGAAGCCGCCACGCAGGGGGTCATCGACGGTGCCATGCTGACGCTTGAGGGTCTTAAGAGCTTTCGTCTAGCCGAGGTACTGCCTTACACCGTCCAAATGCCCGGCGGCTTCTACCGTGGCAGTTTCTCCTTGGTGATCAACCCTGATACCTGGGCCTCGTTATCCGAAGAGGATCGTGCGGCAATCGAGGAAGTCTCGGGTGAGCGTCTTTCCCGCTTGTTCGGCTATATGATGGATGTGGTAGATGAGCGTGGCATTGAGTTCGCTGAGCAGCAGGGTAACACCTTCATCGATCTGCCCGAAGAGGAAATGGAGCGCTTCCAGCAGATGGCAGCGGACTTGCCTGGGCAGTGGGAGACCGTGGCCAGCGAGCAGGGTATTGATGGCGAGTCCGCCCGTGCCTTTTTCCTCGAACAACTTGAAGAAGTGGGCGACGAGGAGGGGCTGAGCGCCGACGAGGTGCTTGATCCTGACGCCTGA